The genome window ATCAACAGCATCTTTTGAGAATTGAGAGGTTGTAATGAATATGCCCTTCTTCGCGCCCTGACCCGCAAGAGCTCCAACGAACTTTTGAATTTCTGGTCTTCCGACTACTGTGCCCGGCTTCCAGCGTTTTGCCTGAATATATATAATGTCGAGTCCGAGTTTATCTTCTTTTATGATGCCGTCAATGCCTTCGTCACCGCTCTTGCCTACTGCTTTCCCCGCATCGGTAATCGAACCGCCATAGCCCATGGCCACAAGTAAATCAATAACCAGTCTTTCAAAAAACTGAGGGGAAAGACTTAAAACTTTTTCGAGAAGTTCTTCCGCAAGGGCTGATCTTAGTGAGCCATAAGCAGATTCAAGGTCTTCTTCCGGAGTACTTTGGTTATTCTCAGTTGGTTCTCCGGCAGGGGGTTTAACGATATGGCTGCTCTTTTGAAATTATCGAAACGATGGATAATTTTTCAAGAATGCGATATCAATTTTTTCAGGATTCGACTTTAGAGCAGTCATGCCTTCTTCAGTAATAACAAAAAATGCCCGTTTAGGGGAAGAAATCAAACCTGCTTTTTTTAGATAGGTAGTCGCCCAACCCACTCGATTTTTAAAGACTTCCTGAGTCCCGCTCGGAAGCATTTCACTTTTTTCTTCTTCAGTAAGTTTGAAATCATTAGCAAGTGTTTCAATTATCTGCTTAAGGCTGTGCTCTTTTTTATTAGAGAGCAACATCAAAATGGGTAACATAAATGACTGAAAACCGGGAATCATATTCTCACCATTTGACAAAATTTATACTGTTTAGTGTAAATATAAAATTTTCTGTTAAGCAATCATACTGTTACCGGGTTGCTGAGAGAAGTTAATCCCAGATTCTTGGGACCGGTTTATTATACCCTTTGTGCTGAGTTCACCCTTTAAGCCTTAACTGGTCTTCGCCGGGGGACAATAAGGACACTTCGGACGATGGCGTTAATTTGACAAACCAATATTAGCTTAAATTACTGCTCGCATCTTAACGCCAGATTCGCTGGAGACTCAGGGGTTAACCCGATAATATTACTCTGCGTTTAGAGTTATTTACAAAAAACAATTATCCACTCTCCATTTTCCATTATCAATTTAAATTGTTTTTCCCGAACTTTGCCTGGTGTGCCTTTAACTGCCCGTCCAGTTTTTCATATGCTGTTCTTGCCTCTGGAAGCAGGGTAAAGCAGTCGCCGCGGACTCCGCCATACATTTCACTCTGGCTGAACATAAGGTTTGCTGCCTTGCGGAGATTTGAGTTGTTAATTCGCTGCAGTGTTTCATCGGTATTTTGCATCGCAACAGCATTTCGGCTTGCGCCGTCTGTAAAATAAAAGTAGATAGTGCCCGATTTATCAGAATTCTCACGCAGCGCTATATCAACAAATTTTGCGTACTCGTATGAAAAAAACTTCTTTCTTAGCTGCTTATAGGTTATAATAACACGGCGGTTTGTGATGGCATATATAGCCGAAGCCCGGGTCCGGTTATCAAAGTAAAATTTACCAAAGATGAGGTAAAGTCCCACCAGAAGGAAAGGAAGTCCGAACATGGCAAACCAGATTGCCGCTTCCGATGCTGCATATATCCATCCGACAACTCCAGAGGTCCATATCAGCCCGAAAATGACAGCCCAGAGATCAAATGCGGAAAACATCATCCCCTGCTTTGGCTGTCCGGTCCAGATGATCTTTTCACCGGCTTCAAGGTATTGTTCTATTTCTCTGTCTAAGTTAAAATACATGTTTCTGAATTATGAGTTATTAATTATGAAGTATGAATTTAATTGCTAAGTATCACGTTCTACGCAATGGGCCGGGGATTTTAACGGATGCTAAAGCAGCAAGGATTAAGACGGATCGGAATATCAATGTACAATGAACAATGTAAAATGTACAGTCTCAAGTATCAACTCTCAATTCCTTTAGTATCTCTTCTGCTTCCTCGTCAAGTCCTCCGGCAAAGGGCTTCACTCCGGCTCTGCGGTACCAGTATTCCGCATTCCACTGATCCCCCTCTTTCCGGTGAAGATACGCGTGAACTCTCGCTGCCGTCTTTCCTTCTATTTCCTGGGTGATGGTATGCGCGCGATCCCAGTTTCCGTTCAGGTCGTACCACATCGCTCTCAGCAGAGGGTTTGAGATTCCGGATACATCCTTCTCACTCAAAGAAAGCAGTTTCTCTATATTCATTATAATTTCTGCATAAGAAAAAGTTCCGGTGCGTAAGTTACGGGTTCTTTTTTGATGGGCAAGTTCCTATCCGGTTTTACTTCTTCAAAAGTCAGGAAAACGGAAACGGTAAAAAGAGTATAGAGACCGGTACCCTTTCATAAGATATCAGGGTAATACTTCAGACTACTTTTATCTATTTTAGTAATTAAAAACCGCGATTTTATATGATTCCTGAAGCATTTTCCGCATTTCTTGGTCCGCAGGCAGAGAACGCCGCATCGTTTACCGATCTGGTAAACCGTGTCCTAAAACATCACATAGAAAAAAGGCAGAAGACCTTTAATGAAGACTCCTCTATGTATCCCTCAAGCCTCAACAGCAATACCCTCGAAAGGGAACTTGAGGCTTTTTTGCTGCGGGTTGAGGGGAATCCACCCTATTTTCACCCCCGGTACAGTGCTCAGATGCTTAAAGACCCTGCGCTTACCGTTCCGCTCGGGTATCTGGCTTTTATACTGAGCAATCCGAACAATCATGCTTATGAGGGGGGTCCGGTCACCACAGAGATGGAAATGGAAGTCACTGATCTGCTCCTGAAAATGTGCGGATTCAAAACCGGGTGGGGACATCTTGCCTCCGGCGGTTCTCTCGCGAATCTTGAGGCGCTCTGGGCTGTACGCGATACATACCCGGATGGCGGCTCGGTGCTCTTCAGCGAGGTTTCGCACTACTCCTGGAAGCGCATCTGCCAGATTCTCGGGATAAAGAACTTTGCTGAGATTCCGGTGGATACCGCCTTCAGGATGAATCTGAACGCTCTTGAAGACCGGCTGAAAGAAGAGAAAGTGCTCTGTGTGGTTGCCAATATCGGTTCAACAGGAACGGGAAGCATTGATGATATCGGCGCTATCCTTAAACTCCGCGACCGCTACGGATTCCACCTTCACATAGATGCTGCTTACGGAGGATTCTTCCGGTCGGTGATTCTGGATGATATATATAATCCGCACCCGTTTGAGGAAACAGCAGGCATTTCAGAATATGTGTATAATGCTCTGAGGGATATGCAGGAAGCAGACTCCATTACTATTGACCCTCATAAACAGGGTTCAGTCTCCTATGGCGCCGGTGCGGTGGTATATAAGGATGAAAAACTGCGCGAGGCAATACTTAATACTGCGCCTTATACGTATCATATAACCGATAAGCCGAATATAGGAATGTTCGCGCTTGAGGGCTCGCGTCCCGGTGCGATGGCGGCTGCCTGCTATCTGACCTACAAAGTGCTGCCCCCACACTCCGGCGGACTCGGTTCCCTGCTGCAATCCACGCTGGACTCCGCCCAATATTTCTGGCGGAAGATTGAAAAGAGCAGCAAATACCAGAACCTGACCAACCCCGATCTTGATATATGCTGCTTCTGGAAAACCGCAGGCAGTGGAACCGCGGCAGAGGTAAGCAGTGCCTCACTCCGGGTCTATCATGAAAACTCCCTTGAGGCTCAGGAGCCGGAGTTCATCCTGTCAAAGTTTATCGTACCCCCCTCGGTTACGAGGAAAATCTTTACCGGGGCTGAAGAGGGGACTTCTCTGGTAACTCTGCGCTCCGTTTTTATGAAGCACTGGTATTCGCTTCATGATTTTCACTATATTAATGCCCTGCTAAAAAAATTAGAATCATATGATTGAAATTAAAGGACTCAAAAAAGCGTTCGGCTCAAAACAGGTGCTCACCGGTGTTGATCTGACCATACCGGATAACGAAACGCTCGTGATAGTTGGCCGGAGCGGCTGCGGTAAAAGTGTAATGCTCAAGCATATTGTCGGACTCCTTACTCCGGATGAGGGGGATGTGTTTGTGCAGGGTAAACTTATCCGTGAGCTAAAGGAAAAAGAGCTGTATGGGATACGCAAGATGTTTGGCTTTCTTTTTCAGGGAGCGGCTCTGTTTGACTCGATGACGGTGGAAGAAAATGTGATGCTGCCGATTGTGGAATCCGGCGAGAAGTTCAGCAAAACCGAGATGGATAAAGCGGTTGCTGAAAAGCTGGAGATGGTCGGGCTTCCGGGAATTCAGAAGAATAAACCGAGCGAACTTTCCGGCGGTATGAGAAAACGTGTAGGCCTCGCCCGCGCCCTTATTACCAATCCACAGTATATACTCTATGATGAACCGACAACAGGGCTTGACCCGATCATGTCTGACAATATTGACGACCTGATTAAAGAGCTTGCCGGCCGCCTTAAAGTAACCTCCGTTGTTGTTACGCACGATATGTTCAGCGTGAAAAATGTTGCCGACCGTGTTGCCATGATGCACGAGGGGAAAGTCTATTTCACCGGCACGCCGGATGAACTGCTGAACTCCAAAGATCAGACGATTTATGACTTCATCAAAAGAACGGAGACGATATAGGGGAATTAGTAGTTAGGAATTAGTAATTTGTAATGGGGAAAATGTACAATGTACAATTAACAATGCACCCGAGTGGTTTGTAATATATACTGCTGTAACACATCTGTTGACTCTATCACAATATATAAGGATTCAATAGCATGAAAAATCTTGTTCCCTGTCTCTGGTTTGAGAACAATGCCGAAGAGGCGGTTAATTTTTATACGTCGGTATTTAAAGACGGACGGATTTTGCAGACCACCCGGTACGATAAAACAGGCCCGCTTGAAGAAGGTACCGTGCTTACCATATCATTTATCATAAACGGAACTGAGTTCCTCGCTCTTAACGGCGGTCCCCATTTCACGTTTAATCCCGCTGTATCATTTATCGTAAACTGCAAAGACCAGAATGAAATTGATTACTACTGGGATAAACTCTCTTCCTCTTCCGCTGATGAACAGTGCGGCTGGCTGAAGGATAAATTCGGACTCTCCTGGCAGATAGTGCCGCATAATATAAGCGAACTGCTGCATAACCCCGATCCGGCAAAATCAGCCCGGGCAATGAAGGCGCTTCTTGCCATGAAGAAAATTGAGATTGATAAGCTGGTTACGGCGTGATGATTGTACTGCTCTGCCCGTGAAAACTCTCCCGTGCTGCCGTCCGGATAACAGCGTTACATGAACCGGCGTACTTTTTCGTTATAGAGTGAGATATACTGTTTCTTCAATTCAGCGGGAAGGAAAGATTTTTCCGTAAGATCTTTCAGATCTTCTGATTTGTGTATATAATCGTTAATAATCGTCTGAACACTATCTTCATGCAGACCGAGCCGCCTTCCCAGTTCTTCAAAATCCTCCCGAAGATATTTTGAGCCCGCTTTGTATCCTTCGCTTTCATAACCGTCAGCGAACAGATCAAGCGCGGTATCGGATTCATTAGGCAGATGAAGCCGGGTGCAGAGAAGGTCGTAAGCCGGCGAAAGCAGATAATCACCGAACTCATCGTTGCGCAAAAGAGAGAAGTTTTTCAAATGAGCATCGCCGTTGCTAATCAGATAGTTGAAGAGAACCAGCCGGAAAAACTTTTCCAGCTCGAGCTCCGGAGCCGAGACATATTTCCTGATCAGGTTGCCGATCTCCTCATAACTGCTGTTGTATTTGAAATCCGGACCGCCTGTTTCGCTGCTCTTCCCGGCAATCTGCGCAAAGTCTTCGACGGGGAGAGGAGTCCCTGTACTGGTCCGGTCAAAGCGCTTTGTTATATATGCGGGGGAGTTGTCCGAGAGGAGCATGAAAGCATTCGGGGCTGTCTTGAGATCGAACACCTGAGAAGCCGCCTGCATGGTAAGATGTTCGTTTGCGGCTAATAATTCAGGAAAGAGAAAACTTCCCGAACCTGCGGGTTTGAGTATATATCCTCCTCCGGAGGCGGCAAGCTCAAACCGGTTCTTCTGCAGGCGCAGCAGATGTTTGATCTGCACGCCGGAAACGGAAATGCGGCTTCCGGACTGCAGTTTTGCTTCCATAAATCCGTTTCTGCTGAAAGGAAGAATGTGGCTTACCATCCTCCCGTTAAAAAGAAGTCTTCTGCATGATCGGCAGAAAGAATCAACGCACTCCTTCAGACAACTGTGGCAGCGGTTCTCTCCGGTCATGATATACTTCTCACGGTGACTGCTCCGATAGATTCTTTATACGCTGAGGAAAGAAGAATCGCCAGATAATCTTCCGGATCAATCTTCTGTGTCCGGCAGAGAATTGCTTTGTTTTCCCCTTCCGGAAGCATGCCAAAAAAGAAAGGAAATAGCTGCGGAGAAGAGAACTCTTCTTTCTGCCGGGGGAGCGAAAGACTCACCGGCGGAAGATCTCTGCCAGCAAGATAGCTTTCATAATATCTGAAAATATATCCCTCTGCGGTTTTTATCAGCTCACCGGCCGGTATATCTCTTACCAGCACCTCCGCTTTATATATATTGCTCATCTGATGACCGCATGCAGTTTCATGCCGAGCAGATTAAGGATTCTGGTCAGCAGCAGAAAGGAGGGGTTCCCTTCTGCCGACTCAACGGACTTTAGACTTCTGAGAGAGACCCCGGCCCTGAGAGCAAGTGCCTGCTGCGT of Ignavibacteriales bacterium contains these proteins:
- a CDS encoding aminotransferase class I/II-fold pyridoxal phosphate-dependent enzyme, giving the protein MIPEAFSAFLGPQAENAASFTDLVNRVLKHHIEKRQKTFNEDSSMYPSSLNSNTLERELEAFLLRVEGNPPYFHPRYSAQMLKDPALTVPLGYLAFILSNPNNHAYEGGPVTTEMEMEVTDLLLKMCGFKTGWGHLASGGSLANLEALWAVRDTYPDGGSVLFSEVSHYSWKRICQILGIKNFAEIPVDTAFRMNLNALEDRLKEEKVLCVVANIGSTGTGSIDDIGAILKLRDRYGFHLHIDAAYGGFFRSVILDDIYNPHPFEETAGISEYVYNALRDMQEADSITIDPHKQGSVSYGAGAVVYKDEKLREAILNTAPYTYHITDKPNIGMFALEGSRPGAMAAACYLTYKVLPPHSGGLGSLLQSTLDSAQYFWRKIEKSSKYQNLTNPDLDICCFWKTAGSGTAAEVSSASLRVYHENSLEAQEPEFILSKFIVPPSVTRKIFTGAEEGTSLVTLRSVFMKHWYSLHDFHYINALLKKLESYD
- a CDS encoding ABC transporter ATP-binding protein, producing the protein MIEIKGLKKAFGSKQVLTGVDLTIPDNETLVIVGRSGCGKSVMLKHIVGLLTPDEGDVFVQGKLIRELKEKELYGIRKMFGFLFQGAALFDSMTVEENVMLPIVESGEKFSKTEMDKAVAEKLEMVGLPGIQKNKPSELSGGMRKRVGLARALITNPQYILYDEPTTGLDPIMSDNIDDLIKELAGRLKVTSVVVTHDMFSVKNVADRVAMMHEGKVYFTGTPDELLNSKDQTIYDFIKRTETI
- a CDS encoding VOC family protein, whose translation is MKNLVPCLWFENNAEEAVNFYTSVFKDGRILQTTRYDKTGPLEEGTVLTISFIINGTEFLALNGGPHFTFNPAVSFIVNCKDQNEIDYYWDKLSSSSADEQCGWLKDKFGLSWQIVPHNISELLHNPDPAKSARAMKALLAMKKIEIDKLVTA
- a CDS encoding HipA domain-containing protein, whose product is MVSHILPFSRNGFMEAKLQSGSRISVSGVQIKHLLRLQKNRFELAASGGGYILKPAGSGSFLFPELLAANEHLTMQAASQVFDLKTAPNAFMLLSDNSPAYITKRFDRTSTGTPLPVEDFAQIAGKSSETGGPDFKYNSSYEEIGNLIRKYVSAPELELEKFFRLVLFNYLISNGDAHLKNFSLLRNDEFGDYLLSPAYDLLCTRLHLPNESDTALDLFADGYESEGYKAGSKYLREDFEELGRRLGLHEDSVQTIINDYIHKSEDLKDLTEKSFLPAELKKQYISLYNEKVRRFM
- a CDS encoding HipA N-terminal domain-containing protein; amino-acid sequence: MSNIYKAEVLVRDIPAGELIKTAEGYIFRYYESYLAGRDLPPVSLSLPRQKEEFSSPQLFPFFFGMLPEGENKAILCRTQKIDPEDYLAILLSSAYKESIGAVTVRSIS
- a CDS encoding helix-turn-helix domain-containing protein, giving the protein MEDYKQISDLIVRRRKFLGLTQQALALRAGVSLRSLKSVESAEGNPSFLLLTRILNLLGMKLHAVIR